One part of the Arachidicoccus terrestris genome encodes these proteins:
- the ilvN gene encoding acetolactate synthase small subunit, whose amino-acid sequence MKNQASIKYAPAADSSSAPHQKKEFTISVFTENQIGLLNRIAIMFSRRKINVESLNVSPTEIEGISRFTIVITEVEDVVSKLNRQIEKQVEVLKSYYNVNEDIVWQELAMYKVPTNVISEKAKVERLLREYGAQAVAIRSDYTVFETVGHREETEGLLNALAPYGLIEFVRSARVAIIKDSEGFHAKLKEFEQHEPSQEVIENEYLDKRDDVFTM is encoded by the coding sequence ATGAAAAATCAAGCATCCATCAAATATGCACCGGCCGCAGACAGCAGCAGTGCTCCACATCAGAAAAAAGAATTTACAATTTCTGTGTTTACGGAAAACCAGATCGGCCTGCTCAATCGCATTGCCATTATGTTTTCCAGGCGTAAGATTAATGTAGAAAGCCTGAATGTCTCTCCCACTGAGATTGAAGGTATCTCACGCTTTACCATTGTCATTACAGAAGTGGAGGACGTTGTCAGTAAACTCAACCGACAGATAGAAAAGCAGGTTGAGGTGCTTAAATCGTACTACAATGTCAATGAAGATATTGTCTGGCAGGAACTGGCCATGTATAAGGTTCCTACCAATGTGATCTCTGAAAAAGCTAAAGTAGAACGGCTGCTTCGTGAATACGGCGCACAGGCAGTTGCCATACGCAGCGACTATACGGTTTTTGAGACGGTTGGTCACCGGGAAGAAACCGAAGGCCTGCTGAATGCGTTGGCACCTTATGGCCTCATTGAGTTCGTGCGTAGCGCCCGGGTTGCCATTATTAAGGATAGTGAAGGATTCCATGCTAAATTAAAAGAATTTGAACAACACGAACCTTCTCAGGAAGTCATTGAGAATGAGTACCTGGATAAAAGAGATGACGTGTTCACCATGTAA